A portion of the Oscillospiraceae bacterium genome contains these proteins:
- a CDS encoding SpoIID/LytB domain-containing protein, which produces MKQLQGFVRRAAALVLAAVLCLCAPAALAADDAAVSGGAVTMGGANTTLIPAEEENCLSWLFGSGDTITLPYLNIRGQGLKKNVTLNLVDCLVGITYNELGSIGSYVSASAAQQAWKAQAVAVHSYLEYHKQYGSSANALVYTPVDQIPSAAREAIRKAVEPVKDEILTYNGSVCDAVWSASAGYNTQTGVYGTCSSRDAWGTEVPYLQSVESPYEEQYHNLLRRSIGKDYTYVEYNDSRTGEPYTDADTTHKSLGGYVQYNTFVSNGRSYRYIGQFVSSRYCFDFSTDENGTPCMTYYGFGHGVGMSQCGAVGYAAERNMGYKAILRHYYKGASITSQGSSGGLFGWLRSLFG; this is translated from the coding sequence GTGAAACAACTGCAAGGGTTTGTGCGCCGCGCTGCGGCGCTGGTGCTGGCGGCGGTGCTTTGCCTGTGTGCTCCGGCAGCACTGGCAGCGGACGATGCTGCCGTGTCCGGCGGTGCGGTGACCATGGGCGGTGCCAACACCACCCTGATCCCGGCGGAAGAGGAAAACTGCCTGAGCTGGCTCTTCGGCTCCGGCGACACCATCACCCTGCCGTACCTGAACATCCGGGGGCAGGGCCTGAAGAAAAACGTCACACTGAACCTGGTGGACTGCCTGGTGGGCATCACCTACAACGAGCTGGGGTCCATCGGCAGCTATGTCAGCGCCAGTGCGGCCCAGCAGGCCTGGAAGGCACAGGCCGTGGCGGTCCACTCCTATCTGGAATATCACAAGCAGTATGGTTCTTCGGCCAATGCATTGGTCTACACCCCGGTGGATCAGATCCCCTCCGCTGCCCGGGAAGCCATCCGCAAGGCGGTGGAGCCGGTGAAGGATGAGATCCTCACCTACAACGGCAGTGTCTGCGACGCGGTGTGGTCGGCCAGCGCGGGCTACAACACCCAGACCGGCGTGTACGGCACCTGCTCCAGCCGCGATGCCTGGGGCACCGAGGTGCCCTATCTGCAGAGCGTGGAAAGCCCCTATGAGGAGCAGTATCACAACCTGCTGCGCCGCTCCATCGGCAAGGATTATACCTATGTGGAGTACAACGACAGCCGCACCGGGGAGCCTTATACCGATGCGGACACCACCCACAAGAGCCTGGGCGGCTATGTGCAGTACAACACCTTTGTGTCCAACGGGCGCAGCTACCGCTACATCGGGCAGTTCGTCTCGTCCCGCTACTGCTTTGACTTTAGCACGGACGAAAACGGTACCCCCTGCATGACCTACTACGGCTTTGGCCACGGTGTGGGCATGAGCCAGTGCGGCGCGGTGGGCTATGCCGCAGAGCGGAACATGGGCTATAAGGCCATCCTCCGGCATTATTACAAGGGTGCCAGCATCACGAGCCAGGGCAGCAGCGGCGGTCTGTTCGGCTGGCTGCGCAGCCTGTTTGGCTGA
- a CDS encoding uridine kinase — MAEYPIHPYIIHCLEPLLANAAAPVVLALDGRCGSGKTTMAAALAEQFPDSIVLHTDDFYLPPADRVPGWKQTPCANMDFARLRDEVLAPARAGKPVLYRAYSCREGAYLPVQQLAAQPLVILEGSYSHHPLLAPYEDFRVFMTCSDAEQTRRLQAREGDRYPDFAARWIPLEEAYFTQHNIEDAADFVMDTTTD; from the coding sequence ATGGCAGAGTACCCGATTCACCCCTACATCATCCACTGTCTGGAGCCGCTTCTGGCCAACGCCGCTGCGCCGGTGGTGCTGGCACTGGACGGCCGCTGCGGCAGCGGCAAGACCACGATGGCCGCCGCATTGGCAGAGCAGTTTCCGGACAGCATCGTCCTGCACACCGACGATTTCTACCTGCCGCCCGCCGACCGTGTGCCCGGCTGGAAGCAGACGCCCTGTGCCAATATGGACTTTGCCCGCCTGCGGGACGAGGTGCTGGCCCCGGCCCGCGCCGGAAAGCCCGTGCTCTACCGGGCCTACTCCTGCCGAGAGGGTGCTTATCTGCCCGTGCAGCAGCTTGCCGCACAGCCGCTGGTGATCCTGGAGGGCAGCTACAGCCACCACCCGCTGCTGGCCCCGTATGAGGATTTCCGGGTGTTCATGACCTGCTCGGATGCCGAGCAGACCCGCCGCCTGCAGGCCCGGGAGGGCGACCGCTACCCGGACTTTGCCGCCCGGTGGATCCCGCTGGAAGAAGCCTATTTCACCCAGCACAACATTGAGGATGCCGCCGATTTCGTGATGGACACCACCACCGACTGA
- a CDS encoding glycosyltransferase family 2 protein → MELDQEKLTRNESERSRELAQRIRRELGPCSVQVLGGVGALESALEATGAVQPAEGALPELLVVVDPEWVTLPQQLADRVLLVCSEETMLAACAKQLAQQGLYRDFSWQSRGRALQTALFCRTDAPDAAGQLAGYEEELDILRERMELAERTGEEQGRQLERLRSDLSLSRSHEQDLEKTLNSVVQSQFWKLTWPMRYLVSKCRQLWHTFPLFVFLATLRRVGISGVMAQAKAKREYKKLFPGKAMPADRFATPELLVKQAANQPAGPLISIVVPLYNTPQQFLVELLDSVQNQSYRNWELCMVDAGQDETVGQTVKARAASDPRIRYRKLDKNDGIAGNTNQGFAMVKGDYVALLDHDDILHPCALWYVAQAIAEQGADFVYTDEVTFEGDIDHLTVYHFKPDYMLDNLRSNNYICHLSVFSAALLAKVGGDERAEFNGSQDYDLYLRLTEQAKKVVHIPHLLYYWRSSPTSVASNISAKMYCLEAAMKALRAHYKRVGVPVDDVTMIPNTPGFYKTDYTITKPGKVSILIPSCDHGADLRTCVDSIYRKTTYADFEVLIIENNSKEDGTFRLYEQLQKEHPDNLRVLYWKGTGFNYSALNNFGAKEATGEYLLLLNNDTEVITPRWLEEMVMYAQQERVGCVGVKLLYPDNTIQHAGIGFGYLTLAAHMHKNFPVGHPGYMGRLVYAQDVYAVTAACLMVRKSVYDEVNGLDESFAVAFNDVDFCVRVREAGYTNVFTPFAQLYHYESKSRGLDESPAKRKRFESEVKRFQQRWTKQLAAGDPCLNPNFDLMKEDFTFDIKPLE, encoded by the coding sequence ATGGAGTTGGATCAGGAAAAATTGACCCGGAATGAATCGGAGCGCAGCCGGGAGCTGGCACAGCGCATCCGGCGGGAGCTCGGCCCCTGCAGCGTACAGGTGCTGGGCGGCGTCGGCGCACTGGAAAGTGCACTGGAAGCGACCGGTGCCGTGCAGCCTGCCGAGGGTGCTCTGCCGGAACTTCTGGTGGTGGTGGACCCGGAGTGGGTCACCCTGCCGCAGCAGCTGGCCGACCGGGTGCTGCTGGTGTGCAGCGAAGAAACGATGCTGGCCGCCTGCGCAAAGCAGCTGGCACAGCAGGGCCTGTACCGCGATTTTTCGTGGCAGAGCCGGGGCCGCGCTTTGCAGACGGCTCTGTTTTGCCGCACGGACGCCCCGGATGCAGCCGGGCAGCTGGCCGGATATGAGGAAGAACTGGACATCCTGCGGGAGCGCATGGAGCTGGCCGAGCGCACCGGCGAAGAGCAGGGCCGCCAGCTGGAGCGTCTGCGCAGCGACCTTTCGCTGAGCCGCAGCCACGAGCAGGATCTGGAAAAAACGCTGAACAGCGTGGTCCAGTCCCAGTTCTGGAAGCTCACCTGGCCCATGCGGTATCTGGTGAGCAAGTGCCGCCAGCTGTGGCACACCTTCCCGCTGTTCGTCTTTCTGGCAACGCTGCGCCGGGTGGGCATCTCCGGCGTGATGGCCCAGGCGAAGGCCAAGCGGGAGTACAAAAAGCTGTTCCCGGGCAAAGCCATGCCCGCCGACCGTTTTGCCACCCCGGAGCTGCTGGTAAAGCAGGCGGCCAACCAGCCGGCAGGCCCGCTCATCAGCATCGTGGTGCCGCTGTACAACACCCCGCAGCAGTTCCTGGTGGAGCTGCTGGACTCGGTGCAGAACCAGAGCTACCGCAACTGGGAGCTGTGCATGGTGGACGCCGGGCAGGATGAGACGGTGGGCCAGACCGTGAAGGCTCGCGCCGCCTCCGACCCCCGCATCCGTTATCGGAAGCTGGACAAGAACGACGGCATTGCCGGCAACACCAATCAGGGCTTTGCCATGGTCAAGGGCGACTATGTGGCCCTGCTGGACCACGACGACATCCTGCATCCGTGCGCTCTGTGGTATGTGGCACAGGCCATCGCCGAGCAGGGAGCCGACTTCGTGTATACGGACGAGGTCACCTTTGAGGGCGACATCGACCATCTGACGGTGTACCACTTCAAGCCGGATTATATGCTGGACAACCTCCGCTCCAACAACTACATCTGCCACCTGAGCGTGTTCAGTGCCGCGCTGCTGGCCAAGGTGGGCGGCGACGAGCGGGCAGAGTTCAACGGCAGCCAGGATTATGACCTGTACCTGCGCCTGACCGAGCAGGCCAAAAAGGTGGTGCACATCCCGCACCTGCTGTATTACTGGCGCTCCAGCCCCACCAGCGTGGCAAGCAACATTTCGGCCAAGATGTACTGTCTGGAAGCCGCCATGAAGGCCCTGCGTGCCCACTACAAGCGCGTGGGCGTGCCGGTGGATGACGTGACCATGATCCCCAACACCCCGGGCTTCTACAAGACCGACTACACCATCACAAAGCCCGGCAAGGTGAGCATCCTGATCCCCAGCTGCGACCATGGGGCAGATCTGCGCACCTGCGTGGATTCCATCTACCGCAAGACCACCTATGCGGACTTTGAGGTCCTCATCATCGAGAACAACAGCAAGGAGGACGGCACCTTCCGCCTCTACGAACAGCTGCAGAAGGAGCACCCGGACAACCTGCGGGTGCTGTACTGGAAGGGCACCGGCTTCAACTACAGCGCCCTGAACAACTTTGGCGCCAAGGAAGCGACCGGCGAATACCTGCTGCTGCTCAACAATGATACCGAGGTGATCACCCCTCGTTGGCTCGAGGAGATGGTCATGTATGCCCAGCAGGAGCGCGTGGGCTGCGTGGGCGTCAAGCTGCTGTACCCGGACAACACCATCCAGCATGCAGGCATCGGCTTTGGCTACCTGACCCTGGCCGCCCACATGCACAAGAACTTCCCGGTGGGACACCCCGGCTACATGGGCCGTCTGGTCTATGCGCAGGATGTCTATGCCGTGACCGCTGCCTGCCTGATGGTGCGCAAGAGTGTGTACGACGAGGTGAACGGCCTGGACGAGAGTTTTGCTGTGGCCTTCAACGATGTGGACTTCTGCGTCCGCGTGCGGGAGGCCGGGTATACCAATGTCTTTACCCCCTTTGCCCAGCTGTATCACTACGAGAGCAAGAGCCGCGGCCTGGACGAGAGCCCGGCCAAGCGCAAGCGCTTTGAGTCGGAAGTGAAGCGGTTCCAGCAGCGGTGGACCAAGCAGCTGGCCGCCGGGGACCCCTGCCTGAACCCGAACTTTGACCTGATGAAGGAGGACTTCACCTTCGACATCAAGCCGCTGGAGTGA
- a CDS encoding DUF3793 family protein, giving the protein MERNFETVMIEQCAPVLASLKPAGLFRYETRDCADLARRVKNWNEQLQPKGLRVRVLKGCARTHQYLVYVYRESMLRAVLADETVQGFLRQEGYHLPAERADCTAWLTQLSRRLCCSAEFPHEIGVFLGYPLSDVVGFIENSGRNFTCCGCWKAYGDPQAAQRHFAQLRKCTAVYLRLFHSGTPILRLAVAA; this is encoded by the coding sequence ATGGAGCGCAATTTTGAGACCGTGATGATCGAGCAGTGCGCGCCGGTGCTGGCCAGCCTGAAACCTGCGGGCCTGTTCCGCTACGAGACCCGGGACTGCGCCGACCTTGCCCGCCGGGTGAAAAACTGGAACGAGCAGCTCCAGCCCAAGGGCCTGCGGGTCCGGGTGCTGAAGGGCTGCGCACGCACCCACCAGTATCTCGTTTATGTGTACCGCGAGAGCATGCTGCGCGCGGTGCTGGCCGACGAGACCGTGCAGGGTTTTCTCCGGCAGGAGGGCTACCATCTGCCGGCAGAACGGGCTGACTGCACGGCCTGGCTCACCCAGCTTTCGCGCAGACTGTGCTGCTCGGCCGAATTCCCGCATGAGATCGGCGTTTTTCTGGGCTACCCCCTGAGCGACGTGGTGGGCTTTATTGAAAACAGCGGCCGGAACTTTACCTGCTGCGGCTGCTGGAAAGCCTACGGGGACCCGCAGGCGGCACAGCGTCACTTTGCACAGCTGCGCAAGTGTACAGCCGTGTATCTGCGGTTGTTCCACAGCGGTACCCCCATTCTCCGCCTTGCTGTGGCGGCTTAA
- the rfbD gene encoding dTDP-4-dehydrorhamnose reductase produces MKIIVTGCRGQLGTEILKQLREGRSEIGPIPEKLLNATVLPVDLLELDISNYRMVDEFIRRNRPDVIINCAAYTNVDGCEVNHDAAFKANALGPRNLAQAAEKTGARLVHVSTDYVFSGRENGGIPQDEATIPGPISAYGSTKLMGEKYVEQFCHRHFIVRTAWLYSYYGKNFVKTIVNAGKKFGKLEVVNDQCGNPTNAVDLAHEILQLCVTHEYGLYHCTGEGVCSWYDFASEIIRLSGVDATVAPCTSEEYKAKHPDSADRPKWSALDNRMLRCTVGNDVRDWKDALACFFTHWDGDNGMKD; encoded by the coding sequence ATGAAGATCATTGTTACCGGATGCAGGGGCCAGCTGGGCACCGAGATCCTCAAGCAGCTGCGGGAGGGCCGCAGCGAGATCGGCCCCATCCCGGAAAAGCTGCTCAACGCCACCGTTCTGCCGGTGGACCTGCTGGAGCTGGATATTTCCAACTACCGGATGGTGGATGAGTTCATCCGCCGCAACCGCCCGGATGTCATCATCAACTGCGCCGCCTACACCAACGTGGACGGCTGCGAGGTGAACCACGACGCTGCCTTCAAGGCAAACGCACTGGGCCCCCGCAATCTGGCTCAGGCCGCCGAAAAGACCGGTGCCCGCCTGGTGCATGTGTCCACCGACTATGTGTTCTCCGGTCGCGAGAACGGCGGCATCCCGCAGGATGAAGCCACCATCCCCGGCCCCATCAGCGCCTACGGCTCCACCAAGCTCATGGGCGAAAAGTATGTGGAGCAGTTCTGCCACCGCCACTTCATCGTGCGCACGGCATGGCTGTACAGCTACTACGGCAAGAACTTTGTCAAGACCATCGTCAATGCCGGCAAGAAATTCGGCAAGCTGGAGGTGGTCAACGACCAGTGCGGCAACCCCACCAATGCGGTGGACTTGGCCCACGAGATCCTGCAGCTGTGCGTGACCCACGAGTACGGCCTGTATCACTGCACCGGCGAGGGCGTGTGCTCCTGGTATGACTTCGCGTCCGAGATCATCCGCCTGTCCGGTGTGGACGCCACCGTGGCTCCCTGCACCAGCGAGGAGTACAAGGCAAAGCACCCGGACAGCGCCGACCGCCCCAAGTGGAGCGCCCTGGACAACCGGATGCTGCGCTGCACTGTTGGCAACGACGTCCGTGACTGGAAGGATGCACTGGCCTGCTTCTTCACCCACTGGGACGGCGACAACGGAATGAAAGACTGA
- a CDS encoding ferrous iron transport protein A, with protein sequence MKTLKDVKVGETVTVAKLHGEGPVKRRIMDMGITKGVEIYVRKVAPLGDPMELTVRNYELSVRKADAEMIEVV encoded by the coding sequence ATGAAAACTCTGAAAGACGTTAAGGTCGGTGAGACTGTCACCGTGGCCAAGCTGCATGGCGAAGGCCCGGTGAAGCGCCGCATCATGGACATGGGCATCACCAAGGGTGTGGAGATCTATGTCCGCAAGGTGGCTCCCCTGGGCGACCCCATGGAGCTGACCGTGCGCAACTACGAGCTGAGCGTGCGCAAGGCCGATGCCGAAATGATCGAAGTAGTCTGA
- the rfbB gene encoding dTDP-glucose 4,6-dehydratase produces the protein MKTYLITGCAGFIGSNFVHYMLKKYPEILLVNLDKLTYAGNLENLKDVEGDPRHVFVQGDICDKELVESLFQKYDFDYVINFAAESHVDRSIKNPEIFVQSNVMGTVNLLQRAKEAWYDADAKTWKEGKKYLQVSTDEVYGALGADGYFMETTPLCPHSPYSSSKASADMFVMAFHDTYGMPVNITRCSNNYGPYQFPEKLIPLMINNVKHHKQLPVYGDGMQIRDWLYVEDHCKAIDMVANGGKIGEVYNVGGHNERPNIFIVKTIISQLHDRLQDEGISEDLIKHVADRLGHDRRYGIDPTKIKNDLGWYPETPFEKGIVLTIDWYLNHEEWMDHVTSGDYQNYYQDMYKNK, from the coding sequence ATGAAAACCTATCTGATCACCGGCTGCGCCGGTTTTATTGGTTCCAACTTTGTGCATTATATGCTCAAGAAATACCCGGAGATCCTGCTGGTCAACCTGGATAAGCTGACCTACGCCGGCAACCTGGAAAACCTGAAGGACGTGGAGGGTGACCCCCGCCATGTGTTCGTGCAGGGCGACATCTGCGACAAGGAACTGGTGGAGAGCCTGTTCCAGAAGTACGATTTCGACTATGTCATCAACTTTGCCGCCGAGAGCCATGTGGACCGCTCCATCAAGAATCCCGAGATCTTTGTGCAGAGCAACGTGATGGGCACCGTCAACCTGCTGCAGCGCGCCAAGGAAGCCTGGTACGATGCCGACGCCAAGACCTGGAAAGAGGGCAAGAAGTACCTGCAGGTGTCTACCGATGAGGTGTACGGTGCACTGGGTGCCGACGGCTACTTTATGGAGACCACCCCGCTGTGCCCCCACAGCCCCTATTCTTCCTCCAAGGCCAGCGCTGATATGTTCGTCATGGCATTCCATGATACCTACGGCATGCCGGTGAACATTACCCGCTGCTCCAACAACTACGGCCCCTATCAGTTCCCGGAGAAGCTGATCCCCCTGATGATCAACAACGTCAAGCACCACAAGCAGCTGCCCGTGTACGGCGACGGCATGCAGATCCGCGACTGGCTGTATGTGGAGGATCACTGCAAGGCCATCGACATGGTGGCCAACGGCGGCAAGATCGGCGAGGTGTACAACGTGGGCGGCCACAACGAGCGCCCCAACATCTTCATCGTCAAGACCATCATCAGCCAGCTGCATGACCGTCTGCAGGACGAGGGTATCAGCGAGGACCTGATCAAGCATGTGGCTGACCGTCTGGGTCATGACCGCCGCTACGGCATCGACCCCACCAAGATCAAGAACGATCTGGGCTGGTACCCTGAGACCCCGTTCGAGAAGGGCATCGTGCTGACCATCGACTGGTACCTGAACCACGAGGAGTGGATGGACCACGTCACCAGCGGTGATTACCAGAACTACTATCAGGATATGTACAAGAATAAGTAA
- a CDS encoding glycosyltransferase: MELSACIVVYNGAEEALRAAQTVLDCTRRHPLTLYLVDNASPDGSGQRLTRAAADGTLRTAPGQQVQVLCRTQNGGFGTGHNTVLSLLHSRVHFILNPDIQLTADTLSDLADWMVQHPGVVMARPALTFPDGQPQRLPLRRCNVRAMVYRQLPCLKFWAKYNERYLMADRDLTQPTEIEFCTGSFSAVDTAVFKEVGGFDEGYFMYVEDADLTQKMRTKGKAYLVPQYTAIHAWHRAAHRSLKPFLWQLRSLLRYFSKWGFAW; encoded by the coding sequence GTGGAACTTTCAGCCTGTATCGTAGTTTATAACGGCGCAGAGGAGGCCCTGCGTGCGGCCCAGACCGTGCTGGACTGCACCCGCCGCCATCCGCTGACGCTGTATCTGGTGGACAATGCCAGCCCGGACGGCAGCGGCCAGCGCCTGACCCGCGCGGCAGCCGACGGCACCCTGCGCACGGCACCGGGCCAGCAGGTGCAGGTGCTCTGCCGGACCCAAAACGGCGGCTTCGGCACCGGGCACAATACGGTGCTTTCGCTGCTGCACAGCCGGGTGCATTTTATCCTGAACCCGGACATCCAGCTCACCGCCGACACCCTGAGCGACCTGGCAGACTGGATGGTGCAGCACCCCGGTGTGGTGATGGCCCGCCCGGCCCTGACCTTTCCGGACGGGCAGCCCCAGCGGCTGCCGCTGCGCCGGTGCAATGTGCGGGCCATGGTCTACCGCCAGCTGCCCTGCCTGAAGTTCTGGGCAAAGTACAACGAACGCTACCTCATGGCGGACCGGGACCTGACCCAGCCCACTGAGATCGAGTTCTGCACCGGCAGCTTTTCGGCGGTGGACACAGCTGTATTCAAAGAGGTGGGCGGTTTTGACGAGGGCTACTTCATGTATGTGGAGGACGCCGACCTGACCCAGAAGATGCGCACAAAGGGCAAGGCGTATTTGGTGCCCCAGTACACGGCCATCCATGCCTGGCACCGGGCCGCCCACCGCAGTCTGAAGCCCTTTCTGTGGCAGCTGCGCAGTCTGCTGCGTTATTTTTCCAAGTGGGGCTTTGCGTGGTAA
- the rfbA gene encoding glucose-1-phosphate thymidylyltransferase RfbA has product MKGIILAGGAGTRLYPLTMVTSKQLLPVYDKPMIYYPLSTLMLAGIQDILIISTPTDTPRFEALLGDGSQYGIRLQYKVQPSPDGLAQAFILGEEFIGDDCCAMILGDNIFYGNGFSKILKTAASNAENKGRCTVFGYYVQDPERFGIVEFDKDGKVLSVEEKPQHPKSNYAITGLYFYNKEVVQMAKQVKPSARGELEITTLNDMYLKKDELDVQLLGRGFAWLDTGTMESLVDAADFVRMVEKRQGIKISAPEEIAFKYGWIDRETLLASAERYGKSPYGQHLKNVADGKLRY; this is encoded by the coding sequence ATGAAAGGTATCATTCTTGCCGGCGGTGCCGGCACCCGGCTTTACCCGCTGACCATGGTCACCAGCAAACAGCTGCTGCCGGTCTACGACAAGCCGATGATCTACTACCCCCTGTCCACGCTGATGCTGGCAGGCATTCAGGACATCCTGATCATTTCCACCCCCACCGACACGCCCCGCTTTGAGGCGCTGCTGGGGGACGGCAGCCAGTACGGCATCCGTCTGCAGTACAAGGTGCAGCCCTCCCCGGACGGCCTGGCACAGGCCTTCATCCTGGGCGAAGAGTTCATTGGCGACGACTGCTGCGCCATGATCCTGGGTGATAATATTTTCTACGGCAACGGCTTCTCCAAGATCCTCAAGACGGCTGCGTCCAATGCAGAGAACAAGGGCCGCTGCACCGTGTTTGGCTACTATGTGCAGGATCCCGAGCGCTTTGGCATCGTGGAATTCGACAAGGACGGCAAGGTGCTGAGCGTGGAGGAAAAACCCCAGCATCCCAAGAGCAACTACGCCATCACCGGCCTGTACTTCTACAACAAGGAAGTGGTGCAGATGGCAAAGCAGGTCAAGCCCTCTGCCCGCGGTGAGCTGGAGATCACCACCCTGAACGACATGTACCTGAAGAAGGACGAGCTGGACGTCCAGCTGCTGGGCCGCGGCTTTGCCTGGCTGGACACCGGCACGATGGAGAGCCTGGTGGATGCCGCCGACTTCGTGCGCATGGTGGAAAAGCGTCAGGGCATCAAGATCAGTGCCCCGGAGGAGATCGCCTTCAAGTATGGCTGGATCGACCGCGAGACCCTGCTGGCCAGCGCCGAGCGCTACGGCAAGAGCCCCTACGGCCAGCACCTGAAGAACGTGGCCGACGGCAAACTGCGCTACTGA
- a CDS encoding ferrous iron transport protein A, with translation MMPLTMAKAGETVTIKKITGKDEVRLHLAELGFVVDSEVTVVNEIAGNLIIQVKESRIALDKTMANRIMIG, from the coding sequence ATGATGCCTCTGACGATGGCAAAAGCAGGAGAGACGGTCACCATCAAAAAGATCACCGGCAAGGACGAAGTCCGGCTGCATCTGGCAGAGCTGGGGTTCGTGGTGGACAGTGAGGTGACCGTGGTCAACGAGATCGCAGGCAACTTGATCATCCAGGTCAAGGAGAGCCGCATCGCGCTGGACAAGACCATGGCAAACCGCATTATGATCGGCTGA